One region of Malania oleifera isolate guangnan ecotype guangnan chromosome 6, ASM2987363v1, whole genome shotgun sequence genomic DNA includes:
- the LOC131157707 gene encoding uncharacterized protein LOC131157707 yields the protein MADVFEDEAEQTVSIQEYLKGVEDQELEADLVLGGDEGKECTYNKGYMKRQAIFSCLTCTPEGNAGVCTACSLSCHDGHEIVELWTKRNFRCDCGNSKFGEFFCKLFPNKDVENVVNSYNHNFKGSYCTCGRLYPDPDAEEQVEMIQCCICEDWFHEEHIGLESSEEIPRDEEGEPLYDDFICQTCSLVCSFLTLYPQTIWAVVRQHDATVSNTEEKGTIEDPSAVGFAQKLENDICSSDSPKLDCTITSAGSEALSDEKVLGLGENTGNNIGSSHCIPDVDGSTACILGVDLLAAPPTVGRSKPMFLSKNWRDILCRCEKCTAFYVEKCVGFLLDKEDSIEEYEKMAKQKREEKLQQQEGVELNFLNKLGHVEKMEILNGIADMKNEIHSFLESFDSSKPITSADVKQVFENLEKKRKRVL from the exons ATGGCCGATGTTTTTGAAGATGAAGCTGAGCAGACGGTTTCAATTCAGGAGTACCTTAAAGGCGTCGAGGACCAAGAGTTG GAAGCGGATTTGGTATTGGGTGGGGATGAAGGCAAAGAGTGCACCTATAACAAAGGTTATATGAAGAGGCAGGCAATTTTCTCGTGTTTAACTTGCACTCCTGAAGGGAATGCTGGGGTTTGCACGGCCTGTAGCTTGTCTTGTCATGATGGCCATGAG ATTGTGGAGTTGTGGACCAAGAGAAACTTTAGGTGTGATTGTGGAAATTCAAAATTTGGGGAGTTCTTCTGCAAGCTTTTCCCAAACAAGGATGTAGAAAATGTTGTGAACTCTTATAACCATAACTTCAAAGGTTCATACTGCACCTGTGGTCGTCTGTATCCTGATCCAGATGCTGAAGAACAGGTGGAGATGATACAATGCTGCATCTGTGAGGATTGGTTTCATGAGGAGCATATTGGTCTTGAATCTTCTGAGGAG ATTCCAAGAGATGAGGAAGGGGAACCTCTGTATGACGACTTCATATGCCAGACATGCTCATTGGTTtgttctttcttgactctttatCCTCAAACTATATGGGCAGTAGTCAGGCAGCATGATGCTACAGTAAGTAATACAGAGGAGAAAGGCACTATTGAAGATCCATCTGCTGTTGGATTCGCTCAAAAGCTTGAGAATGATATTTGTTCATCTGACTCCCCAAAATTGGATTGTACAATAACTAGTGCTGGCTCTGAAGCTCTATCTGATGAGAAGGTTTTGGGTCTTGGAGAAAATACTGGTAATAACATAGGTTCGAGTCACTGCATTCCAGATGTCGATGGAAGTACTGCATGCATTCTTGGAGTTGATCTGCTGGCAGCCCCACCTACTGTAGGGAGGAGTAAGCCAATGTTTCTTTCTAAAAACTGGCGGGATATCCTCTGTAGATGTGAAAAATGTACAGCTTTCTATGTGGAAAAGTGTGTTGGCTTTCTGCTTGACAAAGAAGACTCAATTGAGGAGTACGAAAAGATGGCAAAGCAGAAGAGGGAAGAAAAGTTGCAGCAACAGGAGGGTGTTGAGTTAAATTTTCTCAACAAACTTGGCCATGTAGAGAAAATGGAGATTCTGAATGGCATTGCAGACATGAAGAATGAGATTCATTCATTTCTG GAGTCCTTCGACTCATCAAAGCCAATCACCTCTGCCGACGTCAAGCAGGTTTTTGAGAATCTTGAGAAGAAGCGTAAGCGTGTACTGTAA